AGGCTTGTTCAAGATCATTGACCAGTTTCCAACCGACGAAGGGATGACCGTCAAGATCGGCATGGAGCTGTTTTACGGCGAAGGGCCCACAATTGTCAAAGAACTGCTGAACAAGGGCTTCAAAATCTTCCTCGACCTCAAGCTTCAAGATATTCCCAATACCGTTAAGATGGGGATGATGCAAATTGGTCGGATGGGCGTCACTTATACGACGGTTCACGCATTGGGCGGCTCGGAAATGATAGCGGCTGCCAAAGAGGGCCTTGAGCTTGGCAGTGAAGAAGCTGGGGTGCCGACTCCCAAGTTATTGGCAGTGACCGAGCTGACCTCAATTACTGAAGATGCTTTGGAAAATGAGCAGAACTGTAAATTAGACATGGTTGATCAAGTTGTCTCCCTGGCCAAATTGGCCAAGCGATCGGGTGCCGATGGCGTTATCACTTCCCCGTTGGAAGTCAGTTCACTGAAAGAACAGGTTGGCAATGACTTCCTATATGTGACCCCAGGAATTCGTCCGGCGAACTTCCCTAAGGATGACCAATCAAGAACCGCAACGCCTAAACAGGCCGCAGAATACGGCAGCTCAGCTTTAGTTGTCGGCCGGCCAATCATTCGAGCTGAAGATCCGGTTGCTGCTTATCACAAAATGTTGGAGGAATGGAATTATGCAAACTAATCAAATTATTCAATCACTGATTGACCACCAAATTGTCAGTATCAATCTTGAAAAACCCTTCAGATACGCCAGCGGAATCTTATCACCAATTTACACCGACTTTAGACTAACCATTTCGATTCCTTCCCTTCGAGATATGATTGCCGACGGTTTGGCAGAAAATATCAAAGAGAATTATCCTGATGCCACCGTCATCGGCGGGGTTGCGACTGCCGGGATTCCCCATGCTGCTTGGGTAGCCGAAAGATTGAACCTGCCGCTGATTTATGTTCGGGCCAAGCCCAAGGATCACGGTGCCGGTAAGCAAATTGAAGGTCGAATTACCAAGGACGACAAAGTGGTTTTGATTGATGATTTGATCTCCACCGGCGGCAGTGTTTTGGGTGCTGTTAAAGCGGTTCGCAACGAAGGCGTCAACGTGATTGGGGTTGCTTCAGTCTTCACTTACGGGTTGCCGGACGCCGACAAGAATATTGCCGACGCTGACACCAAATTGGTTCCGTTACTGAGTTACGCTGATTTAATTGCCCAAGGCCACAAAGAAAATAAATTCTCAGATGAAGAGTATTCACGCTTATCAACTTGGCACAAAGCCCCTTGGGACTGGACAAAACGGGAGGAAGCAAATGCAAAATAATATCTCACTCGCCGCTCACATTGGCGACTATCAATTCGATAATTTATTGTTAAACGCAGCTGGCGTTCGCTGCTCAACCACAGACGAGCTGAATAAGACCCTGGATTCAATGGCAGGTGGCTGTGTCACTAAGAGTGCCACACCAGAAGAACGGGCCGGTAACGAAAGTCCCCGCATGAAGGCATTACCGCTTGGCAGTATCAACTCGATGGGTCTGCCCAATCACGGGATCGATTATTATTTGAAATTTGCTGAAGAAAATCAAGGCAAGAACGGTAAACAAGTGATCTTATCGATTGCCGGCTTGTCAATTGACCAAAATATTGAGATGCTCAAAAAAGTCCAAGAAAGTTCATTCTCTGGATTGACTGAATTGAATCTTTCCTGCCCAAACGTTAAAGGTAAGTCACAAGTTGGTTACGACTTCGATGCCGTTCGGGACGTCTTAACTTCAACCTTCAAGTTCTTCAAGAAGCCACTTGGCTTGAAGCTGCCACCATACTTTGACTTTAACCAGTTTAATGGGATTGCTGAAGTTTTGAATGATTTCCCAATTACTTATATCAACGTTATCAACTCAATCGGTAATGGGTTAGTCGTTGATCCGGAAACCGAATCAGTGGTGATCAAACCTAAGGGTGGCTTTGGCGGCCTCGGTGGCGATTACGTCAAGCCAACTGCATTGGCCAACGTGCGGGCCCTTCGTCAACGCTTGAACCCGGAAATTTCGATCATCGGGACTGGTGGGATCAAGTCAGGCATGGATGTTTTCGAACACGTCCTCTGTGGCGCTAATTTGGTGCAAATTGGTACCGCATTTGGTTACGAAGGCACACCGATTTTTGAACGAATTTCAAAAGAACTCAAAGATATCATGGACAAAAAGGGTTACAAGACGCTCGATGATTTCAGAGGAAAACTCAAAACAATTTAAGTATGATTCAAGGTCAAGCCAGCAATGGTTTGACCTTTTTATATTCACTAAAGCCAATGGTGCGGTAAAATTGAAACAACACCATTTTTGAAAGGAGTCATCCTATGCCAGCAAGTAAGCTTCCCGATCATATTGAAGTGATTGGTGGAAAAGTGAATAATTTGAAGAACATTAACGTCAATATTCCGTTACATAAATTCGTGGCAGTCTCCGGGTTGTCCGGTTCAGGTAAGTCATCCTTAGCCATGGGCATTCTGTATTCAGAAGGTGCCCGCCGCTATTTGGATTCTCTGGCCACCTACACCCGGCGACGGATTAGCCAAGTTGGCCGGGCCAATGTTGACTCGGTTAAGCATATTCCATCTGCCTTGGCATTGCGGCAGCGACCAACTGTTCCCGGTGCCCGCTCGACCGTTGGCACAATGACCGAAATTTTCAACGTGCTGCGGTTGATGTATTCCCGGTTGGGTTCGCCAAAATGTCCCAACGGCCACCAAGTCCCGCCAACCATTAAGATTGCGGAAGCCATGGACGTCATGGGCGACCAAATGGGTGTGATTACCTGTCCAACCTGTGGCGTCAAGTTCCACGCGTTTGGTGCCGAAGACTTTGCCTTTAATTCCGACGGTGCCTGCCCAGAGTGTGAAGGATTGGGGATCACCAAACAGCTTGATCCGGACAGATTGATTGGCGATGAAACCAAAACCATCCGTGAGGGGGCAGTTGCCGCTTGGCGGACACCAGGCAGAAACTTCATGCCGATTGTTGCCCAGGCGGCAGGTGTCAGAATTGATGTACCCTATAACCAATTAATGGACAAAGAAAAAGATATGGTCCTGCATGGTCAACAGAAACATTACACCATCGATATTCCCAGCAAGAACGGCCGGGTCTTTCATATGGACAACGCCTTGTACGAAAATGCCTACAACGCCATTGAGGACAGCATGAAAACGACGAAGAGTGAGATTGCCTTGAAACGGCTAAATCGTTTTTACCGTTTCTTCACCTGCCCAATGTGTCACGGAACCCGGATGAATCCCAATCGTCTGGGACAGCTGATTGACGGCATGAACATTGCCGAAGCCAGCCATATGCCACTTGGGAAGCTGCCGGCCTTTGTTGACCGAATCAAACAATGGTTGCCGGACAATATGCAGAAATTGGCCCAAAACTTGACGACTGAATTGCTCAATCAAACGCAACCATTGCTCGACCTGGGGTTGGATTATTTAACCATGGATCGGGCTGGCGCATCTCTTTCGACCGGTGAGCTTCAACGAATCCAACTCGGCCGGACGTTGCGAACTCAGACTACCGGGGTTCTGTATGTCTTGGATGAGCCCTCGGTCGGCCTGCACCCCGACAATGTTGCCGGTCTCATCAAGATTTTTCACCAACTGGTTGACCAGGGAAATTCGTTGGTGGTCGTTGACCATGAAACGGCGATTATTAACGCGGCGGATTACATCATTGAAATTGGCCCGGGGTCGGGGGTCAATGGCGGCCAAGTGATTGATCAAGGAACCCCGGCTCAAATTCGCCAGAGTCAGCATTCATTAATTGGACCGTTTTTGACTGGGAAAGCGCAGTTGGTGACCCGAAAGATTGCCAATGACGATGTTTTTGCCAAAGGGGCTGTGATGCTGACAATCAACCAGCGGTTTAATTTAAACGATGTTACCGCAGAATTTCCGGTTAACCGGTTGATTGCGGTCACCGGATTCTCAGGTGCCGGTAAGACGACGCTCGTTTTGGATGGTTTACTTGATGCCTTCACCGCCAAGTTTCACAACCATTCATTACCGAGTTATATTAGCAAGTTTGAACCCGGCAAAATGAAGCATATCGTCAGTGTGGACGCGACTCCGGTCGGGAAAAACGCCCGGTCAACCCTGGCAACCTACACCAACATTATGGACAATCTGCGCAAGAAGTTTGCCCAGCTGCCTGATGCCAAGAAGCATCACTATACCCCAAGTTATTTTTCCTACAATAATAAGCAGGGGGCTTGCCCCGCTTGTGGGGGAACTGGTGAAATATCGCTGGATATTCAATATCTGCCTGACATGGTTGAAACCTGTCCAACCTGCAAAGGTCGCCGGTTTAACCAGGATATTTTGAATATCAAATGGAATGGCAAATCAATTGCCGACGTCCTTGACTACGACGTTGATCACGCGATTGATTTGTTTAAAGACGATGAATCCATTTTGAAGACCTTGGAAGTTCTCCAGCAGATGGGCCTGGGTTATCTTCACTTGGGGGAGGCCACCCCGAGTCTATCCGGTGGTGAAGCCCAGCGATTGAAGCTGACTTCTCATATGAAGAGCCGCCAAAATGATACGTTATTTATCTTCGACGAACCCACAGTCGGGCTGCACCCACTGGATGTGCATGTGTTGTTAAAAGTCTTTTCACAGTTGATTGACCAGGGGGCCACCGTTTTGATGATTACCCATGATCTTGACCTAATGGCCAATGCCGATTATCTGATTGACATGGGACCCCGTGGTGGTGATCAGGGTGGTCGGATTGTCGCCAAGGGTCGGCCGGCGGATTTGGTTAAGGATCCGCGGAGCTTGACGACAAAATATTTGGCGGAACATTTTCAAAAATTTCAAAAGTAGGTAAACTCCCGCCTACTAATCAATCTTGCGGATTGGTTCTGAGTTGATTGAAATTGTATGTAAGCCTTCACAAAATGCTATTGACACCGTTAGATGAAAATTGTAAATTGATTTAGATAGTTGGTTTTTTAGAACAACTTTGATGCTACAACCAAAATATCGTATTTAATCTGAAGGTGTCATCATCGTAATCACTGCCTTCGTGAAAATATAGCGGTATCTCGTGGCTCAGTTAGGTTGATTGTTGAATTTAGTGATAAAAAATGGAGGGAATAATTTAATGACTAATGCAACGGGGAGGGAGCAGCTTCATAAGCGAAACTTGAATCTAGTTCTGCAACAAATTTTTAACAATGGTATTATTTCGCGAATTGATATTTCACACACGTTAAATTTAAATAAATCAACGGTATCTGCTTTGTATAATGAACTAGACGAAAAGGGTCTGCTGCAGGAAGTCGGTTCAGGGCAATCAACCAATGTTGGTGGTAGGAAACCGGTCTTAGTCAAGATTAATGAGCAATATGGATATACGATCAGTTTTGATCTTGGTTTCCGTCACCTTCATGTGATGGGCAATTATCTTAGTGGTGAGGTCTTTTACTATCAAAGAATTGAGCTTGGCAGTAGAGATATTCAAAAAATTCTGGGAATGATTGATCATCAGATCAAAGTTTCAATGCAAAACGATCAGACCAAGCGTGGACTACTCGGAATTGGTTTTTCCATTCATGGAATTGTTCAAGATAACCAGGTGATCAATTCGCCTTTTATTGATATGGAGGGTGTGGATCTGGTCGAATTGTACTCCACAAAGTATCGAGTACCCGTCCTTCTTGAAAATGAGGCAAATCTTTCAGGTGTTTATGAGCGCGATTTCAATGACGGCAAGGATAAGAATAATATTATTGCCATTAGTATTCATAAGGGGATTGGCGCAGGCATTATTTTGAACAGGCAGTTATACAGAGGCGTTAATGGCGAAGCGGGAGAAATCGGCCGCTCGTTGATGTTTACCGAAAATTTTACTGGCAGTAAAAATGATAAGGTCGAAGACTTTTGCTCAGAAGATGCAATTATTGAGCAAGTAGAAGTTCAGACTCATCAGGAAAATTTAACACGTGAGGATATCGTACAGAGAAATCGTGCTGGTGATAAAGTTGTTCAAAGTGAACTTAAACATTTTACTTATGCAATTTCGCGGGTTATTTATAATGTTGCAATTAGTTTTGCCCCCCAAGAACTCTACTTGAACTCACCATTGATTGAAGATATTCCAACGTTGTTTGACGATATCGTTGATAATGCTCAGAAGCTTGGGATGAAGATACCCATTCGGCTAATCCCCCATTCAGGCTATGCAACGCTTTTGGGGTGTTGCTCACTGTTGACACATCGGGTTTTGGACATGGATGAGTATGATTTGACATTTACAAGTCAGAAATAACAATATATTATGGCCAGTGATTTTCTTGAGCAAGTAGTAGGTCAGTATATTTAAAAAGTTGACCAATATTGAAAGAATACTCTTCCAAAAAGGTCAACTTTTGATTTATCCAGAGATGTAATTCTCTTGGATCGCCTTATCATATTTAGTCACTTTGGATGACTTGCGATACTGTGCTGGTGTATTCCCGGTGACGTCTTTGAAATTACGGTTAAAGGTCCTTAGATTTTCATAGCCCACGTTAAAGGCAATGTCGGTAACTGGTAATGAAGTGTTCTTTAGTAGTTCACGTGCTTTGGAAATACGAAAACTGTTGAGGTATTTAGTATACGAAAGGTTGATTGTTTTCTGAAAGAGTTTGGATAAGTATACATAGTCATAGCCGATTGAGTCAGCAATTTGCTTGAGTGTGCATGATTCTGTGTAATGGTCATTAATGTAGTTAATAATTTGGTAGATTGTCGTCAATTGAGAAGAAGTCTTTTTTAGCGTTAGCTGGGTCTGTTCCACCACCTTATTGCAAAGCCCGTATAAAAAGCTCTTGATCCCAAAAATATTGTCCAAATGCTCAAATTCTGGCGGAACATTATCGAAAATGACTGGGTTGTCTGCAATATGATCCTTATATTGTTCACTGAATGCGCTAACAATTTCTGGCGAAAACAAAATAATTGTTGCTGTGGTATTTGGTGACATGTCGAAGCCGTGGAGCTGATCGGGAAAAACAATGATAAATTGATGGGGATTAACGTGATAGATGCGGTTGTCGACTTGCTCTTGAACTTGGCCTTTACGAACATATAAGATTTCGAAGGCACGGTGAAGATGAATGGGGTAGTTTAAGTCGGATATGTCAAAGTGTTTAAAGATTGGTGAGGATTCAAGTCCAAAATGTTGAAATAAAACCAAAAGATCGCCTTCTTTGCTATGACAGTTATTGTTTCATTTATAGCAGATAATCAGGTTTTTTGCAATTTTACAATGAAGGTAGGCATCCCGTTTGCAGTTGATACTGGACGAGAGAAGGAGTTGCAGATGACAATATTTCATGTTGCTAAAAATGGGTCTGATCAAAACGATGGGCAAAAAAGTTCACCGTTACTAACGATTAATCATGCCGCCCAATTGGCAGGCCCAGGAGATTCAGTTATCGTCCATGAAGGGACTTATCGTGAACGGGTGAATCCTGCTCGAGGGGGTCGACTTGGTGAGATGGTGGCATATCAGGCGGCTACAGGTGATCATGTTACAATCAAGGGATCAGAAGTTGTTGATCACATTGATAAAATGGAAAACGGTATCTGGAGAATGGTAATTGATAACCATGTATTTGGAAACTTCAACCCGTTTGCCTTTTCTTTAAAAGGTGATTGGCTGGAACAAAGTAATGGGCGTCACGCTGGGGCAGTCTACGTCAACGGGAAAGCGTTATTTGAGGCGGCGGATTATAATGAGCTGGTGATGGGGACTGGGCCCACAAAAACGCGAGAATATATTACGCAAAAGCTTGTACACAGGACTACCACCAGGGAAGAAGAGGATAAGTGGTATGCAAAAGTCAATGACAATCAGACGATTATTTATCTGATTTCCATGGGCTTAACGTTGACGACCAACTAGTTGAAATCAGCGTTCGAAGATATTGCTTTTATCCTGACCGGCCTGGCCGAAATTATATTAAAGTAACCGGGTTTGAGATGGCACAGGGTGCCACTAATTGGGCGCCACCGACTGCGGAGCAGGAAGGCCTAATTGGTGTGAACTGGTCAAAAGGTTGGATTATTAAAGACAAGGTAGATTGTAAAATTAATCCGAACGCTGTTCGGACAAAAAAGATCAGCTTCCTTTAAAATGGTGTTTACCACAAACCCATCTTTTAGGAGCTGATCTTTTGTCTAGTATAACCTATTCCGAACGAATTAAAATCGAAACCTTTTGTGAACTAGGGCTGTCCAATATCCAAATGGGCGTTCGGCTGAACCGATCACCGTCAACAATTTCTTATGAATTATCTCGATGTCAACCTTATCAGGCTGAATTAGCACAAACAGATGCCGAATACAAGCGATCACGATGTGGTCGGAAAACTAAGCTGAGCGATGAGTTAAAGCAAAAAATTCTCAACCATTTACGTCTAAGCTGGTCACCAGGAATGATTGCTCACGAATTTAAACTAGCTACTAAATCTATTTATAATTGGCTAAATCAGGGGAGAATTGATTTCTCCTTGAATGATCTACCTGAACATGGCGTACGCCAACGGCGTAACGTTGACCAACGATCCAAATATAATCAATCTTTGGGGCGATCAATTGAACAGCGTCCCATGATGATTAATCAACGTAATCGCATCGGCGATTTTGAACTAGATACAGTCATTGGTCCTCGTGGGCATAGTAAGGCAGTTTTATTAACTTTAATCGATCGCAAATCACGGTTCCTTTGGGCATACCGGTTAAAAGATCGGACGACAGCGACTGTTAATGAAGCACTAACTAAGTTCCTAACCACTTTTAATGGTCCGGTGCACAGCTTTACTGTGGACCGTGGCACTGAGTTTAGTGGGCTAGTATCACTTGAATCACAATATGGTATTAAGACCTATTACTGCCATGCTTATACTCCAGCTGAACGTGGTAGTAATGAACGCTTTAATCGGAATTTACGTTATTTTTATCCTAAAGGGACTCGTTTTGAGCACATTAGTGCTCAAGATTTAACGACGACGTTACTCCAAATTAACCAGCGACCGCTTAAAATACTCGACTGGCAAACACCGTATCAGGTTATGCTGACAAATTTGTCCAAAAATTCGGATTAAATTTGCAATCTACCACAACGATATTCATGATTCTAAGTGTTGTGGAATTAGTCTTGGATCTTACCCGTTGTCGAAAGGACAACAGAACCAATTTGCAAGGTACCATGATCGACCAGGATATCAGTATCAAATTGAAACGATGTTTAAAGCATATGATAACAACTGGGATCAAGATCATATTGGTTCCCATTTAATTTGTAATAATCAAATTCATGATTGTGGACAGGCTGGGATTATTGGTTTTCTGGGCGGTATTTTCTCAACGATTTCTAACAATCATATTTATAACATTGGTACACGATATGAATTTGGTGGTTGGGAAATTGCCGGAATCAAGCTGCATGCACCAATTGATGTTAGAGTTGAGCACAACTTGATAGATCACTGCACATTGGGAACATGGTTGGATTGGCAGGCTCAAGGGACGCGGCTGTCTCGGAATATATACTTTGATAACCTACGTGATTTATTGCTGGAAGTCAATCATGGCCCATTTTTGGTAGATGATAATGTGTTGCTCTCTGAAGTGGCTATTAATGAATATTCGCAAGGTGGTGCATATGTTAACAATCTCATTGCGGGTGAGGTCGCAATTCAGTCGGTCCTCAACCGGACGACTCCTTACCATCAGCCACATACTACTATAATAAAGGGTTATGCCTGTGTTTATGGCGGAGATGATCGTTATTTTAACAATTTGTTCGTCGCCGAGACTGACGTTTCAGAAGACGACAATCACATTGGAACTGCAGAGTACGATGGTAGTCCAACATCAATGAAGGAATATATTGCGGCGGTTGAGCAAAGACTACCGGGTGATGTTGAGTTGTTTGAAACCATCCGACAACCAGTCTATATCAACGACAATGCGTATCTTGGCGATGCTGATGCATTTTCAGAAGAACAGAACAATATCCGATTACGTAATTGGGATGCAAAGTTGAAGCTAACCAGCGTAGACTCGCATATCGTGTTACAACTCAACGTTCCCGAGGAATTGTTCAACACTTGTGTTCCAGTTCAGAAAACGCGTTCGCTCGGGAAAGTGCGGCTGGCTGATGCAGTTTTTGATAACCCAGATGGGTCCGCTTTAACTATTAATAATGGCATTGATAAAAAGACCGGATTAAGTCAGCGAATTATCGGTCCTTTTTCTCAGCTACATCAAGGAGTCAATCAAATCGTATTATTTGACGATTTGGAGCCTGATTGATAATAGATATACAAGATAAGTGAAAGTAAGTGGGATGTGTGAACTGAAACCCACTTACTTTTTTGTTTATCGATAGTATTCCAAACTAATTGTGGCGATTTTGCGCAAACTAAAATCCAGTTTTAAATATTAGATGACAAATAATGTCCAATAAATGTCAAATACAAGCATATCGGTAAGTTTGTTTAAAAGATAAACTAACCATGTACTTAATTAAGGATCAACTTTTCTGAAAGCGTTTCAAGTAACTGATAATGAATGCGCTTTTTAAGGTGATAGCGTTCTGGCCTAATTGCATATGTGATGATTCGTGTACCAAAGATAAGTGGCGGTGACGACCGTTAGTGATTGTTGCAATCAGCAAATTTTTTTGATGATAATTGTAAGCGGCTTCAATTATTTGTTTTAAGACGACAAACGATTATTGAAGATATTCTAATGAACGGAAAAGGTGAATAAAATGGCACAAAATGAAAATGTTCCAGAATGGCATGGCACTGTTTTAGATAGTGAACAACCTAAGAAACCAATTAAAATTGGGATTGCCACTGGGATTGGCGCACTGCTGTGGTTAGGACCCTATTTGGGTGTTAATGGGGTTTTGCTTCCAGCAAAAGTTCAGCAGATTATTCCTAATGAAAAAGCTCAGGTAGTTGCTTTACTTGCTTCTGCTGCCATGATCGCAGCAACGTTAGCGAATATTATTATTGGCGGATTCTCGGATATTACGCGATCAAAGTTTGGTCGCAGAACACCGTGGATAATTGCTGGATCAGTTGGAAGTTTATTAACACTGCTGTGGTTCAATATGGTAACGACAGTGCCAATGATGGTGGTTGCTTGGTGCTCGTATCAAGTTTGTTTGAATGCGATTGTTGCGCCATTGCTTGCTTTTTTACAAGACCAAGTGGCCCCTAAGAACCGCGGAACGATTTCTTCCATTTATGCTTTTGGATATGTGATTGGACAATATGGTGGTCAAGTTGTTGGGGCTCAATTTCTGAGCCACGTTGGTACTGGTATTGTTGTGATGGCTTTTCTAACATTACTTTCAGGACCAATTGCTGCAATTATCGTTCGTGAGCCTTCAAGCTTGGGAATGCCTAAGAAGCATTTTACAGCAGGAATGGTTGTTCAAAACTTTATTTTCCCATTACATCAGGCAAAAGATTTTTACTTAGCTCTATTTGGAAAATTGTTGATTAACACTGCAACTACAGCAATTATGGGTTACCAATTGTACATTTTGAGTGATTACATTCAGTTAAATACGGGTGGCCAACAGAAGTACATTTCCATCATCAACATGATGCTGATGGTAACTGCGATTATCATGTCAATTACTGCTGGACCTGTATCCGATTGGATGAAGAGCCGAAAGATCCCGGTATTTATTGCCGCATTCTTGGTTGCTGTTGGGGTGGCCTTCCCGATGTTAAGTAATAATCCTTGGACTATGGTGGTTTATGGATTGCTTGCCGGATTAGGAATGGGAATTTTCTTCGCGGTCGACCAGGCACTTAACCTAGAAGTATTACCAAACCCACAAACAGCTGCTAAGGATTTAGGAATCCTGAACTTGGCCAATACTGGTTCACAAATTATTGGACCGATTGTGGCTGCTGCAATTGTCACAGCTTCACACGGTAGCTATTTTGGAATCTTCCCGGTATGTGCAGGTCTTGCCCTCGTTGGTGGTATTATGATTCTCTTCGTTAATGAACATCGTGATGTTAAGGTTCAAGAAGAGAATGCCAAATAAGGACAGTTTTAACAATCCTTGGCCCTTAGTCCTTATGAACCAAGGATTACTCTAATTAATGTAAGGACAAATATACGATAGAGGTGAAAACGTTCATGACTGCTACACAAATCGAAAGTACTCAAGATTCAAAACTGGTTGAGAGTCAGTTGAGCACCACGAGTGAGAAGCTCCATAATAATCTCGAAGTTGGCACCGAGAAACGTCAAGAAATTTGGGGCTTTGGTCAAACATTTAACGAGTTGGGCTGGCAAGCACTACAAAGCCTATCTGAAGAAAAGCGTAACGAGATTTTGGACGATTTGTTCAAACCCGGAGAGGGTGAAAATTATCGAATTTGCCGGATCCCCGTTGGTGCCAGTGACTATGCTTTGAATTGGTATTCATTAGATGAAACACCAGGCGATTATGAGTTAAAAGATTTCTCCATCGAGCGTGATAAGAAATACTTAATTCCATATATCAAAGCTGCCCAAAAACGGAATCCAGACATCGTCTTTTCCGCTTCACCATGGAGCCCGCCTACATGGATGAAGACAAAACCCGTGTACAATTATGGAATCTTGAAACATGATAAGAAGACTCAACAAGCATATGCAAATTACTTTGTAAAGTTCATTCAGGCATATGAGACTGAAGGAATTCACATTAGCCAACTGTTCCCACAAAATGAGCCTCAACGAGATCAGAAATTTCCTTCATGCTACTGGACTGGTGAGGAGTTACGTGACTTCATCAAGAATTACCTTGGGCCAACTTTTGAAAAAGCAGGGTTGAATACCGACATCTGGTTAGGAACTATCAACTCGCCGCTCGAAGATACTGAAATGACCAAGGATGAAACCACCGACTATCCAGTCATTACTGAAACGGTTCTTTCAGAGCCCGATGCTTATCGGTATATTAAAGGGGTTACCTATCAATGGGCAGGCAAGTCTGTTCTTCAACGGACTGTACAAGCATTCCCGGAATTGAACTATTTCCAGTCAGAATCTGAATGTGGCAATGGTAACAATACTTGGACTTATGGGGAATACGTCTTTAACTTATTCCGTCACTATATCAGTAATGGTGTGAACGCATATATGTACTGGAATTCTGTCTTACAAGATGGTGAAAGCACTTGGGGTTGGTTACAGAACAGCATGATTTCGGTTGATTCAAAGACTGGTCAGACGACCTATAACCCTGAATATTACGTTATGAAGCATTACGCACATTACGTTCGACCAGGTGCTCACTTGCTTTCGTATGGCGGCCACGC
Above is a genomic segment from Lentilactobacillus buchneri containing:
- a CDS encoding DUF1565 domain-containing protein — protein: MTIFHVAKNGSDQNDGQKSSPLLTINHAAQLAGPGDSVIVHEGTYRERVNPARGGRLGEMVAYQAATGDHVTIKGSEVVDHIDKMENGIWRMVIDNHVFGNFNPFAFSLKGDWLEQSNGRHAGAVYVNGKALFEAADYNELVMGTGPTKTREYITQKLVHRTTTREEEDKWYAKVNDNQTIIYLISMGLTLTTN
- a CDS encoding IS30-like element ISLpl1 family transposase, whose product is MSSITYSERIKIETFCELGLSNIQMGVRLNRSPSTISYELSRCQPYQAELAQTDAEYKRSRCGRKTKLSDELKQKILNHLRLSWSPGMIAHEFKLATKSIYNWLNQGRIDFSLNDLPEHGVRQRRNVDQRSKYNQSLGRSIEQRPMMINQRNRIGDFELDTVIGPRGHSKAVLLTLIDRKSRFLWAYRLKDRTTATVNEALTKFLTTFNGPVHSFTVDRGTEFSGLVSLESQYGIKTYYCHAYTPAERGSNERFNRNLRYFYPKGTRFEHISAQDLTTTLLQINQRPLKILDWQTPYQVMLTNLSKNSD
- a CDS encoding right-handed parallel beta-helix repeat-containing protein, with protein sequence MSKGQQNQFARYHDRPGYQYQIETMFKAYDNNWDQDHIGSHLICNNQIHDCGQAGIIGFLGGIFSTISNNHIYNIGTRYEFGGWEIAGIKLHAPIDVRVEHNLIDHCTLGTWLDWQAQGTRLSRNIYFDNLRDLLLEVNHGPFLVDDNVLLSEVAINEYSQGGAYVNNLIAGEVAIQSVLNRTTPYHQPHTTIIKGYACVYGGDDRYFNNLFVAETDVSEDDNHIGTAEYDGSPTSMKEYIAAVEQRLPGDVELFETIRQPVYINDNAYLGDADAFSEEQNNIRLRNWDAKLKLTSVDSHIVLQLNVPEELFNTCVPVQKTRSLGKVRLADAVFDNPDGSALTINNGIDKKTGLSQRIIGPFSQLHQGVNQIVLFDDLEPD
- a CDS encoding MFS transporter, which codes for MAQNENVPEWHGTVLDSEQPKKPIKIGIATGIGALLWLGPYLGVNGVLLPAKVQQIIPNEKAQVVALLASAAMIAATLANIIIGGFSDITRSKFGRRTPWIIAGSVGSLLTLLWFNMVTTVPMMVVAWCSYQVCLNAIVAPLLAFLQDQVAPKNRGTISSIYAFGYVIGQYGGQVVGAQFLSHVGTGIVVMAFLTLLSGPIAAIIVREPSSLGMPKKHFTAGMVVQNFIFPLHQAKDFYLALFGKLLINTATTAIMGYQLYILSDYIQLNTGGQQKYISIINMMLMVTAIIMSITAGPVSDWMKSRKIPVFIAAFLVAVGVAFPMLSNNPWTMVVYGLLAGLGMGIFFAVDQALNLEVLPNPQTAAKDLGILNLANTGSQIIGPIVAAAIVTASHGSYFGIFPVCAGLALVGGIMILFVNEHRDVKVQEENAK
- a CDS encoding glycoside hydrolase family 30 protein; this encodes MTATQIESTQDSKLVESQLSTTSEKLHNNLEVGTEKRQEIWGFGQTFNELGWQALQSLSEEKRNEILDDLFKPGEGENYRICRIPVGASDYALNWYSLDETPGDYELKDFSIERDKKYLIPYIKAAQKRNPDIVFSASPWSPPTWMKTKPVYNYGILKHDKKTQQAYANYFVKFIQAYETEGIHISQLFPQNEPQRDQKFPSCYWTGEELRDFIKNYLGPTFEKAGLNTDIWLGTINSPLEDTEMTKDETTDYPVITETVLSEPDAYRYIKGVTYQWAGKSVLQRTVQAFPELNYFQSESECGNGNNTWTYGEYVFNLFRHYISNGVNAYMYWNSVLQDGESTWGWLQNSMISVDSKTGQTTYNPEYYVMKHYAHYVRPGAHLLSYGGHAAGEATAYENTDGSVIVVMSNSMNHDRDISIDVKGKTYEAHLKEHSFNTFVFS